In a single window of the Veillonella sp. genome:
- the carB gene encoding carbamoyl-phosphate synthase large subunit: MTTEAKKVLVIGSGPIIIGQAAEFDYAGTQACRSLREEGYKVVLVNSNPATIMTDTDIADRVYVEPISLEFVTEVIKKERPWGLLATLGGQVGLNMAVQLSEAGVLEEYGVKLLGTTLEAIKQAEDRELFKEAMKEINQPVPESDIFNDLEEAVAFANRIGYPIIIRPAYTLGGTGGGIAHNEDEMYEITRRGLKLSPIHQILAERSVAGWKEIEYEVMRDSADNCIIVCNMENIDPVGVHTGDSIVVAPSQTLNDIQYQMLRTASVEIIRYLKIEGGCNVQYALNPNSNEYIVIEVNPRVSRSSALASKATGYPIAKVAAKIAVGMTLDQITNAVTGETKACFEPTLDYVVTKFPRWPFEKFNLADRTLGTQMKATGEVMAIDRSLEGSLLKAIRSLEIGLDHIELKKISHESMEQLIERLHLVDDERIYVVAEALRKGISVEKIHYITKIDTFFIEKIKNIVNVEKALAEHGLTEEVLRKAKRYSFTDSVIARYANTTVDEVRAKRKEWNILPTYKYVDTCAAEFESKTPYYYSAYAQEDEVKPLGEKSVVVLGSGPIRIGQGVEFDYCSVHSSWALRKAGYQSIMINNNPETVSTDFDISDSLYFEPLTVDDVMEIIDKEKPAGVIAQFGGQTAINLAGPLAKRGVKILGTSVDSIDMAEDRERFDELLAKLGIPRPVGALVTSDEEAQAAAKNLKYPLIVRPSYVLGGRAMEIVYNDKELDVYMKEAVVASKEHPVLIDRYMVGMEVEVDAISDGTDVCIPGIMEQIERAGVHSGDSMAVYPAQHLSQELIDQIVDYTRRIAVGLNVKGVLNIQYIVADGELNVIEVNPRSSRTVPFISKVTGINMVECATRIALGESLKDLGLPLGLVPNKPYVAVKAPVFSFSKMGLVEIALGPEMKSTGEVMGIGRTYSEALFKAINGANMRIPEDGTILMTVADRDKEEASQLAKGFIELGYHIEATGGTGKYFKEHGVDCKVVNKISEGDDNCADHIRQDKVDLVLNTLTAGKRPEREGFQLRRLAVEMGTPCLTSLDTAREVLRVVANRKDDANYNVEALQDFELE, encoded by the coding sequence ATGACCACAGAAGCAAAAAAAGTACTTGTAATTGGTTCTGGTCCAATTATTATCGGCCAAGCTGCAGAGTTTGACTATGCTGGTACACAAGCATGCCGTTCCCTTCGTGAAGAAGGTTATAAAGTAGTATTGGTTAACTCCAATCCTGCTACAATTATGACCGATACAGATATTGCAGACCGCGTATATGTAGAACCGATTAGTCTTGAATTCGTAACAGAAGTAATTAAAAAAGAACGTCCTTGGGGCTTATTGGCTACATTGGGTGGCCAAGTAGGTCTTAATATGGCCGTACAATTGTCTGAAGCTGGCGTATTAGAAGAATACGGTGTAAAACTTCTAGGTACAACTCTGGAAGCTATTAAACAAGCTGAAGACCGTGAGCTCTTCAAAGAAGCGATGAAGGAAATCAATCAACCAGTTCCTGAATCTGATATCTTTAACGATCTTGAAGAAGCCGTAGCCTTTGCTAATCGCATTGGTTATCCTATCATCATCCGTCCTGCTTACACATTGGGCGGTACTGGGGGCGGTATTGCGCATAACGAAGATGAAATGTATGAAATCACACGTCGTGGTTTGAAACTTTCACCAATTCACCAAATCCTAGCAGAACGTTCTGTAGCAGGCTGGAAAGAAATCGAATACGAAGTAATGCGCGATAGTGCAGATAACTGTATCATCGTATGTAATATGGAAAATATCGACCCTGTAGGCGTACATACTGGTGACTCCATCGTTGTAGCACCTAGCCAAACATTGAACGATATTCAATACCAAATGCTTCGTACTGCATCTGTAGAAATCATTCGTTACTTGAAAATCGAAGGTGGTTGTAACGTACAATACGCTTTGAATCCAAATAGCAATGAATATATCGTTATCGAAGTAAACCCTCGTGTATCCCGTTCCTCTGCATTAGCATCTAAAGCAACTGGTTATCCAATTGCGAAGGTAGCTGCAAAAATTGCAGTAGGCATGACATTGGATCAAATTACAAATGCTGTAACAGGCGAAACAAAAGCATGCTTCGAGCCTACTCTGGACTATGTAGTAACTAAGTTCCCACGTTGGCCATTTGAAAAATTCAATTTGGCAGACCGCACATTGGGCACTCAAATGAAGGCTACTGGCGAAGTTATGGCTATCGACCGCTCCTTGGAAGGCTCCTTGCTTAAAGCAATTCGTTCCTTGGAAATTGGTTTAGACCATATTGAGCTTAAGAAAATCTCTCATGAGTCCATGGAACAATTGATTGAACGTTTGCATTTAGTAGATGATGAACGTATCTATGTTGTAGCAGAAGCACTTCGTAAGGGCATTAGTGTAGAGAAAATTCATTACATTACAAAAATTGATACATTCTTTATTGAAAAAATTAAAAATATTGTTAATGTAGAAAAAGCATTGGCTGAACATGGCTTAACAGAAGAAGTATTGCGCAAAGCAAAACGTTATTCCTTCACTGATTCTGTTATCGCTCGTTATGCTAATACAACGGTAGATGAAGTTCGTGCAAAACGTAAAGAATGGAACATACTTCCAACATATAAATATGTAGATACATGTGCTGCCGAATTCGAATCTAAAACACCGTACTACTACAGTGCTTATGCACAAGAAGACGAAGTTAAACCACTCGGTGAAAAATCCGTTGTCGTACTTGGTTCCGGTCCGATTCGTATCGGTCAAGGCGTAGAGTTTGACTACTGCTCCGTACATTCCTCTTGGGCACTTCGTAAAGCGGGTTACCAATCCATTATGATCAACAATAACCCAGAAACAGTGTCTACTGACTTTGATATTTCTGATTCCTTGTACTTCGAACCATTAACAGTGGACGATGTAATGGAAATTATCGATAAAGAAAAACCAGCTGGCGTTATTGCTCAGTTTGGTGGTCAAACAGCAATTAACTTGGCAGGTCCATTAGCTAAGCGCGGTGTAAAAATCCTTGGTACATCCGTAGATAGCATCGATATGGCAGAAGATCGTGAACGCTTTGATGAATTGTTGGCAAAACTTGGTATTCCACGTCCAGTAGGTGCGCTTGTAACCTCTGATGAAGAAGCACAAGCAGCAGCTAAAAACTTGAAATATCCATTGATTGTACGTCCTTCTTATGTATTGGGCGGCCGTGCTATGGAAATCGTATACAACGATAAAGAGCTTGATGTATACATGAAGGAAGCCGTAGTTGCATCCAAGGAACATCCTGTTCTTATCGACCGTTATATGGTTGGTATGGAGGTAGAGGTTGACGCTATTTCCGATGGTACTGACGTATGTATCCCTGGTATTATGGAACAAATCGAACGCGCCGGTGTTCACTCTGGTGACTCCATGGCCGTTTATCCTGCTCAACATTTGAGCCAAGAATTGATTGATCAAATTGTGGACTATACACGTCGTATTGCAGTAGGCCTTAATGTTAAAGGTGTACTTAATATTCAATATATCGTGGCTGACGGTGAACTTAACGTAATCGAAGTTAACCCTCGTTCTAGCCGTACTGTACCATTCATTTCTAAGGTTACAGGCATCAATATGGTAGAATGTGCAACGCGCATTGCTCTTGGTGAAAGCTTAAAAGATTTGGGCTTGCCACTTGGTCTTGTGCCTAATAAACCATATGTAGCTGTAAAAGCACCTGTATTCTCCTTCTCCAAAATGGGCCTTGTAGAAATCGCTCTTGGACCTGAAATGAAATCTACTGGTGAAGTTATGGGTATTGGTCGTACTTATTCTGAAGCATTGTTTAAAGCTATCAATGGTGCCAATATGCGTATCCCAGAAGATGGTACAATTCTTATGACCGTAGCAGACCGCGATAAAGAGGAAGCTAGCCAATTGGCAAAAGGCTTCATCGAATTGGGCTATCACATCGAAGCAACTGGTGGTACTGGTAAATACTTCAAAGAACATGGCGTTGACTGCAAGGTAGTTAACAAAATTTCTGAAGGTGATGACAACTGTGCTGACCACATTCGCCAAGATAAAGTCGATCTTGTACTTAACACATTGACTGCAGGTAAACGCCCAGAACGTGAAGGCTTCCAATTGCGTCGTCTCGCTGTAGAAATGGGTACACCATGCTTAACAAGCCTTGATACAGCTCGTGAAGTATTGCGCGTTGTAGCTAATCGTAAAGATGATGCTAACTACAATGTAGAAGCATTACAAGATTTTGAATTGGAGTAA
- a CDS encoding dihydroorotate dehydrogenase electron transfer subunit produces the protein MSGYVEQGEVVRNEQIGSDVWIMDIHAPKQAAEVKVGQFCNVRVADSTAPLLRRPISYAGFDAQKGIITLLYRVVGKGTEIMTRLVPGDTLDCLGPLGEPFVTSKNMLLVGGGVGIAPMLCIASHLKEGEEAQVILGFRNESETFWADLFKDTPVKVHITTDDGSVGTKGFPTAIMPELINANTFTSVMTCGPTPMMKGVAQVAKELNVPCQVSLEERMGCGTGGCLGCACDGAGGKRYKVCKDGPVFPAEEVFF, from the coding sequence ATGAGTGGCTATGTAGAACAGGGCGAAGTCGTTCGCAATGAGCAAATAGGCTCTGATGTGTGGATTATGGATATTCACGCACCAAAACAAGCAGCAGAAGTAAAGGTAGGACAGTTTTGTAATGTTCGCGTAGCGGACTCTACGGCGCCGTTATTGCGTCGCCCTATTAGCTATGCTGGATTCGATGCACAAAAGGGTATTATTACCCTTTTGTATCGCGTCGTAGGTAAGGGGACTGAAATTATGACACGTCTCGTACCTGGCGATACACTAGATTGTTTAGGACCTTTAGGTGAACCATTTGTAACATCTAAGAATATGCTTCTCGTTGGCGGTGGCGTTGGCATTGCACCAATGCTATGTATCGCATCCCATTTGAAAGAAGGGGAAGAGGCACAAGTTATTCTTGGTTTTAGAAATGAAAGCGAAACCTTCTGGGCAGATCTATTCAAAGATACGCCTGTTAAAGTGCACATCACAACTGATGATGGTAGCGTAGGTACGAAAGGGTTCCCTACAGCAATCATGCCTGAGCTGATTAATGCTAATACTTTCACATCTGTTATGACTTGCGGTCCTACACCGATGATGAAAGGTGTGGCACAAGTAGCGAAAGAGCTCAACGTACCTTGCCAAGTATCTCTTGAAGAACGTATGGGCTGTGGCACTGGTGGTTGTTTAGGTTGTGCTTGTGATGGTGCAGGTGGCAAACGTTACAAAGTTTGTAAAGATGGTCCTGTATTCCCAGCTGAGGAGGTGTTCTTTTAA
- a CDS encoding dihydroorotate dehydrogenase, translated as MSERDLNNTVTPNPKLAVDYCGIKMKNPIIAASGTFGNGPEYAGYLDLSNEVGAISVKGLTPKGRHGNPGTRIAETPSGVLNCIGLENPGAEHFVTDILPDLKKYDVPLLANMSAGTVEEFAWMAETLSVDGIAGLEVNVSCPNVACEGMAFGVDPKVVEQVTKAVRKVTDKPVIVKLSPNVTDIVEIAKAVEAGGGDGVSLINTILGMAIDIHRRKPVLGNIYGGLSGPAVKPVALRMVHQVYKGVNIPIMGLGGIMTGTDAIEFMMAGAQAVQVGVATMVDPTAISRIAREMGDYVEQYNLNSITDIVGAVHQEK; from the coding sequence ATGAGTGAACGCGATTTAAATAACACCGTTACGCCTAATCCAAAGCTTGCCGTTGATTACTGCGGTATTAAGATGAAAAATCCTATTATTGCTGCATCTGGCACCTTTGGTAATGGTCCTGAGTATGCTGGTTATTTAGACCTTAGTAATGAGGTAGGTGCTATTTCCGTAAAAGGTTTAACACCTAAAGGTCGTCATGGCAATCCAGGAACTCGTATCGCAGAAACACCGTCTGGTGTCTTAAACTGTATTGGCCTTGAAAATCCTGGGGCAGAACATTTTGTAACAGATATTTTGCCAGACCTCAAGAAATACGATGTACCATTGTTAGCGAATATGTCTGCTGGCACGGTAGAGGAATTTGCATGGATGGCAGAAACTCTATCTGTAGATGGTATTGCGGGCCTCGAGGTTAATGTATCTTGTCCAAATGTTGCTTGTGAAGGCATGGCGTTTGGTGTAGATCCTAAGGTAGTAGAACAAGTAACTAAAGCTGTTCGTAAGGTAACAGATAAGCCTGTTATTGTAAAACTTTCACCGAATGTAACTGACATTGTGGAAATCGCAAAGGCTGTAGAAGCTGGTGGCGGTGATGGGGTAAGTCTCATCAATACAATTCTTGGTATGGCCATAGATATCCATCGTCGTAAACCTGTTTTGGGTAATATTTATGGTGGTTTATCTGGGCCAGCTGTGAAACCGGTAGCACTTCGCATGGTGCACCAAGTGTATAAAGGGGTTAATATTCCTATTATGGGCCTTGGTGGCATTATGACAGGTACTGATGCTATTGAATTTATGATGGCTGGTGCTCAAGCAGTTCAAGTTGGGGTTGCTACGATGGTAGATCCAACAGCTATTTCTCGTATTGCTCGAGAAATGGGCGATTATGTGGAACAATATAATCTTAACAGCATTACTGATATAGTAGGTGCTGTACATCAAGAGAAATAA
- a CDS encoding LysR family transcriptional regulator, which translates to MDTSYYHNFITLVQTGNMTQAAEILHITQPALSKQLKYLEAEFGAQLINIKRGQRGSNLQLTDAGKIFYEKAQQLCSIEESTYNAVQQLNSRIEGTLRIATSASRSTPIVQQYLPAFSMKYPSVHFEIYEGLMTNVVNQLINGNAELGIANIQMVDTDKFDILLTQEEHLYAIFRRDVFWIDREHDTITWDDIKKCPLSLSGGSVRMIMQSSLTDMDQLNAVAITTTKSSAIEWASSGRTVSLVPMDAKELINHRKMARIKLPEFSGDFKKAFITLKGHALSPVAQQFIDFYKAYV; encoded by the coding sequence ATGGATACATCTTACTACCACAATTTTATTACCCTCGTTCAAACGGGCAATATGACGCAGGCCGCAGAGATTCTTCATATTACACAACCAGCTTTAAGTAAACAATTAAAGTATTTAGAAGCTGAATTTGGAGCTCAACTCATCAATATCAAGCGCGGCCAACGAGGATCAAACTTACAACTGACTGATGCTGGTAAAATTTTCTATGAAAAAGCCCAACAACTATGCTCCATTGAAGAATCTACATATAATGCAGTACAACAGTTGAACTCACGTATTGAAGGTACATTGCGAATCGCTACGTCTGCATCGCGCTCCACACCAATCGTACAACAATACTTACCAGCCTTTTCCATGAAATACCCATCAGTTCACTTCGAAATCTACGAAGGACTAATGACTAATGTGGTCAATCAACTTATTAATGGTAATGCAGAGCTGGGAATTGCAAACATTCAAATGGTAGACACTGATAAATTTGATATCCTTCTTACTCAAGAGGAACATTTATACGCTATTTTCCGCCGTGATGTATTCTGGATAGATCGTGAACATGATACCATCACATGGGATGATATCAAAAAGTGTCCTTTATCCCTCTCTGGTGGATCTGTGCGAATGATTATGCAGTCTAGCTTAACTGACATGGATCAACTGAATGCTGTTGCCATCACTACAACTAAGAGCTCTGCCATCGAATGGGCATCCTCTGGGAGAACTGTGTCTTTAGTTCCTATGGATGCAAAAGAGCTCATTAACCATCGTAAAATGGCCCGTATCAAGTTGCCAGAATTCTCAGGCGATTTTAAAAAAGCATTTATTACGCTTAAAGGCCATGCTTTATCCCCTGTAGCACAGCAATTTATTGATTTCTACAAAGCATATGTTTAA
- a CDS encoding YigZ family protein, whose translation MCESISPIVEFTSVAKEFRHEYVVEKSRFITTVYPCSTEEDAQAFINRINKEFWDARHNCTAFALGPKQEQQRSSDNGEPSGTAGKPMLEVLKKTGITNVAVVVTRYFGGIKLGAGGLIRAYSHSVAETLRLAPKELHTTRTQLQATIDYSLYGAIERYVQDQKLHYEANFGEHVDITILVPPADVERIQKELQDMSHGAATCTILDSIEVVLPLEQ comes from the coding sequence ATGTGTGAATCAATAAGCCCTATTGTAGAATTCACTTCGGTAGCGAAGGAATTTCGCCATGAATATGTTGTGGAGAAATCGCGTTTTATCACAACTGTATACCCTTGTTCTACAGAAGAGGATGCGCAGGCTTTTATTAACCGCATCAACAAAGAATTTTGGGATGCCCGTCATAATTGTACAGCCTTTGCATTAGGACCAAAGCAAGAGCAACAGCGCTCTTCTGACAATGGTGAACCATCTGGTACGGCAGGCAAACCTATGTTAGAAGTACTCAAAAAAACTGGTATTACCAATGTAGCAGTCGTAGTAACGCGCTATTTTGGAGGTATCAAATTAGGTGCAGGTGGTTTGATTCGTGCATATTCACACTCTGTTGCGGAAACCTTACGTCTTGCCCCTAAAGAACTACACACAACACGAACTCAGTTGCAGGCTACCATCGACTATTCCTTATATGGAGCCATTGAAAGATACGTGCAAGATCAAAAATTACATTATGAAGCAAACTTTGGCGAGCATGTAGATATAACCATCTTAGTACCACCAGCTGATGTAGAGCGTATACAAAAAGAGCTCCAAGACATGAGTCATGGAGCTGCTACTTGTACTATATTAGATTCTATTGAAGTGGTGCTACCGCTAGAACAATAA
- a CDS encoding heavy metal translocating P-type ATPase — protein MSKKKQEFDITGMHCAACVKRVENVVSKIDGVESVKVNLLTRKGSVDYKDGSNVESQQVIDAITNIGFGAKEADETKQEIEKVNLKPHITRLIIAACMAVPMMINMTLHRFGIQALPVWVEFILATIAQFGPGLMFYKSAWSAVKNGALTMDVLVVMGTTVAYLFSIYNWQFHPELGPHGIYFETSAWLITFILLGKLLEEIAKGRTSEALQKLIALQPATAHVLRDGEFVDIPTSKVVAGDILQVRAGEKIPVDGTITEGYSTVDEAMLTGESLPVEKQVGSDVIGATINLSGAFTMEAKRIGSDTMLSQIIKVVEEAQTSKASIQRIADIVAQYFVPAVIGLAVLTGLVWYFIMGDSINVALINATAVLVIACPCALGLATPTSIMVGSGLGAEHGVLIKSAEYLEKAGKLDAIVMDKTGTLTQGVLDVTAFKNYNGDESINMSLMMALESGTSHPIAKAMVYYGEDHGYKGKAVELESFGDVPGKGLQGAYQGVSVQLGHSRWMSELGYDLSAVQDDILHYEEQGASVSVLAVDGIISALWAVEDELRPETIDVVKELHAQGIDVWMLTGDNRRTAQYIAKQAGITHVIAEVLPQDKASKVIELQDKGLVVGMVGDGINDAPALVTADIGFAIGSGTDIAVEAADIVLVRNDLHTLVQAVRLSCKTMTNIKQNLFWALIFNCIGIPLAAIGALNPMIAGTAMAFSSVTVVGNSLRLKRAKI, from the coding sequence ATGAGTAAGAAGAAACAAGAGTTTGATATTACAGGTATGCACTGTGCTGCTTGTGTAAAGCGTGTTGAAAATGTTGTTTCTAAGATCGATGGTGTAGAATCTGTAAAGGTTAATCTACTCACTCGTAAAGGCAGCGTTGACTACAAAGACGGTTCTAATGTAGAATCACAACAAGTTATTGATGCCATTACAAATATTGGTTTCGGTGCTAAAGAGGCAGATGAAACGAAGCAAGAAATAGAAAAGGTTAATTTAAAACCTCATATTACGCGTCTTATCATTGCTGCTTGTATGGCCGTACCGATGATGATTAACATGACATTACATCGTTTTGGCATTCAAGCCTTGCCAGTATGGGTAGAGTTCATTCTTGCTACCATTGCTCAGTTCGGCCCTGGCCTTATGTTCTATAAGAGTGCGTGGAGTGCGGTAAAGAATGGCGCCCTTACCATGGATGTTCTCGTTGTAATGGGTACGACTGTTGCTTATCTATTCAGTATTTATAATTGGCAGTTCCATCCAGAACTTGGGCCTCATGGCATTTACTTTGAAACCTCAGCTTGGCTCATTACATTCATTCTTCTTGGCAAACTTTTAGAAGAAATTGCCAAGGGGCGTACCTCTGAAGCACTTCAAAAATTGATTGCCTTGCAACCAGCAACAGCTCATGTATTGCGTGACGGTGAGTTCGTAGATATTCCTACATCTAAGGTTGTAGCAGGTGATATTTTACAAGTTCGTGCAGGCGAAAAAATTCCAGTAGATGGTACTATTACTGAAGGCTATTCTACTGTAGATGAAGCTATGCTTACCGGTGAAAGTTTGCCTGTAGAAAAACAAGTGGGATCTGATGTTATCGGTGCGACTATTAACTTGAGCGGTGCTTTCACAATGGAAGCAAAACGTATCGGCTCTGATACAATGCTCTCTCAAATCATCAAGGTCGTAGAGGAAGCGCAAACCTCTAAAGCAAGCATTCAACGTATTGCAGATATTGTTGCTCAATATTTTGTGCCTGCCGTTATTGGCCTTGCTGTTTTGACCGGCCTCGTATGGTACTTCATTATGGGCGACTCTATTAATGTAGCTCTCATTAATGCTACAGCAGTGCTTGTTATCGCTTGTCCTTGTGCACTTGGTCTCGCTACACCAACATCTATTATGGTAGGCTCTGGCTTAGGTGCGGAGCATGGTGTTCTCATCAAGAGTGCAGAATATCTTGAAAAAGCTGGTAAACTCGATGCCATCGTTATGGATAAAACTGGCACTCTTACACAAGGTGTTCTCGATGTAACGGCTTTCAAAAATTATAATGGTGATGAAAGTATAAATATGTCCCTAATGATGGCCCTTGAAAGTGGTACATCGCATCCAATTGCAAAGGCCATGGTTTATTATGGCGAAGATCATGGTTATAAAGGTAAAGCTGTAGAACTTGAAAGCTTTGGTGATGTACCTGGTAAAGGTTTGCAAGGCGCTTATCAAGGCGTGTCGGTACAACTTGGTCATAGTCGCTGGATGTCTGAATTAGGTTATGATTTAAGTGCCGTCCAAGATGATATTTTACACTATGAAGAACAAGGTGCATCTGTATCTGTTCTCGCTGTAGATGGCATTATCAGTGCCTTATGGGCTGTAGAAGATGAATTACGTCCAGAAACCATTGATGTTGTCAAAGAATTACATGCTCAAGGTATTGATGTATGGATGCTCACAGGTGATAATCGTCGTACTGCTCAATATATTGCAAAACAAGCGGGTATTACTCATGTAATTGCTGAAGTATTACCTCAAGATAAGGCTAGCAAGGTAATAGAGTTGCAAGATAAAGGCCTTGTAGTTGGTATGGTTGGTGACGGTATCAACGATGCGCCAGCTCTCGTAACTGCAGATATTGGTTTTGCTATCGGTAGTGGTACTGATATTGCTGTAGAAGCAGCAGATATTGTTCTTGTAAGAAATGACTTGCATACATTAGTACAAGCTGTACGCCTCAGTTGTAAGACAATGACAAATATTAAACAAAATCTATTCTGGGCATTGATCTTTAACTGCATTGGTATTCCATTGGCTGCTATCGGTGCATTAAATCCTATGATTGCAGGCACAGCAATGGCATTTAGCTCTGTAACCGTTGTGGGTAACTCTCTTCGTTTGAAACGAGCTAAGATTTAA
- a CDS encoding ECF transporter S component, translated as MKLKTRDIVYIGFIAALCAVATTIRIEIPGGAMVHLGSAALFTSSILFGGLYGGLGAAIGSALFDLFGGHTQYIVFSFFIKGIAGLIVGGMTAGYLPPSITKPTASFTRILIALIIGTIWTAFGYFLAWWFVLESAAVAASKIQYSLITSAAGIVVAIILTPKLQSVVRRLFTKN; from the coding sequence ATGAAATTAAAGACGCGCGATATTGTATATATCGGATTTATTGCTGCCTTATGTGCAGTAGCAACAACAATTCGCATCGAAATACCGGGTGGTGCAATGGTTCACTTAGGATCTGCTGCATTATTTACATCATCCATTCTTTTTGGCGGTTTATATGGTGGTTTAGGTGCGGCTATTGGTTCCGCATTATTTGATCTCTTTGGTGGACATACGCAATACATTGTATTCTCTTTCTTTATTAAAGGTATTGCGGGTCTTATTGTAGGTGGTATGACAGCAGGTTACTTGCCACCATCCATTACAAAGCCCACAGCATCCTTTACACGTATTTTGATTGCTCTTATTATTGGTACAATTTGGACTGCATTTGGTTATTTCCTTGCATGGTGGTTTGTTCTTGAAAGTGCAGCCGTAGCAGCTAGCAAAATTCAATACTCCTTGATTACAAGTGCTGCAGGTATTGTGGTGGCTATTATATTGACACCTAAATTGCAATCTGTAGTTCGTAGATTATTTACAAAGAACTAA
- a CDS encoding FAD-containing oxidoreductase, with product MNTKHYDLIVLGFGKAGKTLAAKFGSMGKAVAMIEENPLMYGGTCINIACIPTKTMIVAASKGLSYDQVLNQREVVTSRLRNKNFGMLDTNEHVDVYTGHGEFISNKEIDVTAGEDKIVLSGDTIIINTGAVAIKPNIDGIDTALGFYNSTEIQHLSPQPSTLGIIGAGPIGLEFASLYAKLGTKVTVFNIEANILKREEPIVQELANEYLAEQGITILNSVTLNSVSNDGNKPIITANNENYTFDAVLYATGRRPNTTNIGLENTDITTNERGAIVVNDTCESSVPGVYAVGDVNGGPQFTYISLDDFRIVFGALTGNGHYTLKDRKNIPYTTFLTPPLARVGFTEEEAINNGYTVKTKEMLVATMPRAHVNDNLKGAFKIVVDAESNLILGATLYSQSAEELINIIKVAMDNNIPYTYFKNQIFTHPTMAENLNDLCNF from the coding sequence ATGAATACCAAACATTATGATCTTATCGTCCTAGGTTTCGGCAAAGCTGGTAAAACATTGGCTGCTAAATTTGGCTCTATGGGCAAAGCCGTTGCCATGATTGAAGAAAATCCACTCATGTATGGTGGCACATGCATTAATATTGCATGTATTCCTACTAAGACGATGATTGTGGCCGCATCTAAAGGCTTATCTTACGATCAAGTACTAAACCAACGAGAGGTTGTTACATCTCGTTTACGTAATAAAAACTTCGGTATGTTAGATACAAATGAACATGTCGATGTATATACTGGACATGGCGAATTCATTAGTAATAAAGAAATCGATGTCACAGCTGGGGAAGATAAAATTGTTTTATCTGGTGACACAATTATCATCAATACAGGGGCTGTAGCCATTAAACCTAACATTGATGGTATCGATACCGCATTAGGTTTCTATAATAGTACAGAAATTCAACATTTATCCCCTCAACCTAGTACATTAGGTATTATTGGTGCCGGTCCTATTGGCCTAGAATTTGCTAGCCTATACGCTAAACTAGGTACAAAAGTTACTGTATTCAATATTGAGGCTAACATTTTAAAACGCGAAGAACCTATCGTTCAAGAATTAGCTAATGAATACTTAGCAGAACAAGGCATTACTATTTTAAACTCTGTTACACTAAATTCTGTATCTAATGACGGCAACAAGCCTATTATCACTGCTAATAATGAAAACTATACCTTTGACGCTGTTCTCTATGCTACAGGTCGCAGACCAAATACTACAAATATCGGTTTAGAAAATACTGATATCACCACTAATGAACGCGGTGCTATCGTAGTTAATGATACTTGTGAAAGCTCCGTTCCAGGTGTATACGCTGTAGGCGATGTAAACGGCGGTCCTCAATTTACCTACATTTCTCTCGATGACTTCCGCATCGTATTTGGTGCACTTACAGGTAATGGGCACTATACATTAAAAGATCGCAAAAACATTCCTTACACCACCTTCTTAACACCTCCACTCGCTCGTGTAGGCTTTACAGAAGAGGAAGCCATTAACAACGGTTATACTGTTAAAACAAAGGAAATGCTCGTAGCCACTATGCCAAGGGCTCATGTAAACGACAACCTTAAAGGGGCTTTCAAAATTGTGGTAGATGCGGAAAGCAATTTAATCCTCGGGGCTACACTCTATTCCCAAAGTGCTGAAGAATTGATTAACATAATTAAAGTAGCTATGGACAACAACATTCCGTATACATATTTCAAAAATCAAATCTTTACACATCCTACCATGGCAGAAAACTTAAATGATCTCTGTAATTTCTAG
- the ylxM gene encoding YlxM family DNA-binding protein, whose translation MEERVLISLLLDFYGPLLTDKQRMSLQLHHEDDMSLGEIAEELGVSRQAVHDNLQRARHILNDYESKLHLVEQYEQREGLLSQLKETLPEEVLAETKVQKVLAQMEGYYGI comes from the coding sequence ATGGAAGAACGAGTGCTTATAAGTTTGCTCTTGGATTTCTATGGGCCATTATTGACGGACAAGCAACGCATGTCCTTACAACTTCACCACGAAGACGATATGTCCCTTGGAGAAATCGCTGAGGAACTAGGCGTATCACGGCAGGCTGTACACGATAATTTACAGCGTGCTCGACACATTTTAAATGATTACGAATCAAAGTTGCACTTGGTGGAACAATATGAACAGCGTGAAGGTTTGCTTTCACAATTGAAAGAAACCTTGCCTGAAGAGGTTCTAGCTGAAACTAAGGTGCAGAAAGTATTGGCGCAAATGGAGGGATATTATGGCATTTGA